Proteins encoded together in one Lathyrus oleraceus cultivar Zhongwan6 chromosome 5, CAAS_Psat_ZW6_1.0, whole genome shotgun sequence window:
- the LOC127084869 gene encoding uncharacterized protein LOC127084869 yields the protein MAGGSKFLTLVHSSSRSSFLKPSTPFFYNTIKNYGQEIKDKQSHLIKERAPSTAEEFLRVAEERANETPKVKSQTVDKAFEAAEEATKSNSNTQNVKNKYKEH from the exons ATGGCCGGTGGTAGCAAATTCCTCACTCTTGTTCACTCATCTTCAAGATCTTCTTTTCTCAAACCCTCTACACCATTCTTCTACAACACCATCAAG AATTATGGGCAAGAAATCAAGGATAAACAGAGTCATTTGATAAAAGAGAGGGCACCATCTACAGCTGAAGAGTTCTTGAGAGTGGCAGAAGAAAGAGCAAATGAAACACCAAAAGTGAAAAGTCAAACCGTCGATAAAGCATTTGAAGCTGCTGAGGAAGCCACTAAGAGTAACTCAAACACTCAAAATGTTAAGAACAAGTACAAGGAGCATTAA